In Rhodamnia argentea isolate NSW1041297 chromosome 4, ASM2092103v1, whole genome shotgun sequence, the following proteins share a genomic window:
- the LOC115750063 gene encoding carotenoid 9,10(9',10')-cleavage dioxygenase 1-like — MAVSPFALRVNASTNRHSVSPSSDHLKKSISPALKPIWKELQQQLPLKKIDVSNTVKKASGIVLDVLVDGLYRFVDQPYLPSQKNFAPVQEIGEAVEVACLEGDLPADFPEGVFVRNGPNPQFGCLQSIVSPFGAASETWAEGEGMLHALFFKKTRNSDWSISYKNKYIETETFKIEKQRNKPSFIPAIEGDSLAVLAAIFLNQIRLRAVNKLVCNTNVFEHSGKLYAIAENYLPHEIDSQSLETLGVWNCNEDWGQPCTSHPKKAPRSGELVLMGIDVKKPFLVVGVISVDGKELLHKMDVQLRKCVLSHEMGVTERYNIIVDHPLSMDVSRLAKGGQLLYYDKQGTTRFGVMPRYGDANSIRWFDVETCCTFHLLNTFEDGDEVVVRGCRAMAAILPGPDWGVNKFDWFSRGFKLPPKKRENDNEEEGFLFACVYEWRLNMETGEVKERNLSGTHSSMDFPFVNGNFTGLKNKFGFTQVVDSVASSSSGLAKYGSLAKLYFDEPQEGEYEQAVKVEYHKFEESNYCSGSVFVAKSGNAEGEGEDDGWIVTFVHNEVSDETQVHVIDTKNFEGEPIAKIALPQRVTYGFHGTFAPMTTHKSIHRSRKI, encoded by the exons atggcagtcTCTCCTTTCGCTTTGCGTGTGAATGCATCCACCAACCGGCACTCCGTTTCTCCCTCAAGTGATCACCTGAAAAAGTCCATTTCCCCAGCTCTGAAG CCTATTTGGAAGGAGTTGCAGCAACAACTGCCGTTGAAGAAGATCGACGTATCCAACACAGTCAAGAAAGCTTCAGGGATTGTGTTGGATGTCTTGGTGGATGGCTTGTACCGGTTTGTGGATCAACCTTATCTGCCTTCTCAG AAGAACTTTGCACCGGTTCAAGAAATTGGAGAAGCTGTTGAAGTTGCTTGCTTGGAAGGAGACTTACCAGCTGACTTCCCCGAAGGTGTATTTGTCAGAAATG GTCCAAATCCCCAATTTGGATGTCTACAATCCATAGTGTCGCCGTTTGGAGCAGCGAGTGAAACTTGGGCAGAAGGAGAGGGAATGCTTCATGCATTGTTCTTCAAAAAAACTCGCAATTCAGATTGGAGCATCTCCTACAAGAACAAGTACATCGAGACCGAGACATTCAAGATTgaaaagcaaagaaacaaaCCCTCCTTCATCCCTGCCATTGAAGGAGATTCATTAGCTGTTTTAGCTGCAATTTTTCTGAATCAG ATTAGACTCAGGGCTGTAAACAAGCTTGTGTGCAACACAAATGTGTTCGAGCACTCGGGGAAGCTATATGCGATAGCAGAGAATTACTTGCCTCATGAGATCGATTCACAATCCTTAGAAACACTCGGTGTTTGGAACTGCAATGAAGATTGGGGTCAACCTTGCACTAGCCATCCAAAG AAAGCTCCTAGGAGTGGTGAACTTGTACTGATGGGGATTGATGTCAAGAAACCTTTCCTTGTGGTAGGAGTGATATCTG TTGATGGAAAGGAGCTTCTTCATAAGATGGATGTCCAATTACGCAAGTGTGTCCTTAGCCATGAGATGGGGGTCACAGAAAG GTACAATATCATAGTTGATCATCCTCTTTCGATGGACGTGTCAAGACTAGCCAAGGGAGGCCA ATTGTTGTATTATGATAAACAAGGAACAACGAGGTTTGGAGTAATGCCGCGATACGGCGATGCCAATTCTATCCGGTGGTTCGACGTAGAAACATGCTGCACATTTCACCTCCTCAACACATTTGAGGATGGAGATGAG GTTGTGGTAAGGGGTTGTAGGGCCATGGCAGCCATATTGCCAGGTCCAGATTGGGGTGTGAACAAGTTTGATTGGTTCTCAAGGGGTTTCAAATTACCTcccaaaaagagggaaaatgacaatgaagaagaaggttttctttttgcttgtgTGTACGAGTGGAGATTGAACATGGAGACTGGAGAAGTCAAGGAGAGAAATCTCAGTGGCACTCACTCCTCCATGGATTTTCCATTTGTCAATGGGAATTTCACAGGATTGAAGAACAAATTCGGCTTCACCCAAGTCGTCGATTCAGTGGCAAGTTCTAGCAGCG GGCTAGCTAAGTACGGAAGTCTGGCCAAATTATACTTTGATGAACCACAG GAGGGAGAATATGAACAGGCAGTAAAGGTTGAATATCACAAGTTCGAGGAGAGCAACTATTGTAGCGGAAGTGTGTTCGTCGCTAAAAGTGGTAATGCCGAAGGAGAAGGTGAAGATGATGGTTGGATTGTCACTTTTGTTCACAATGAAGTGTCTGATGAGACTCAA